The following are encoded in a window of Candidatus Jordarchaeales archaeon genomic DNA:
- a CDS encoding 5-formyltetrahydrofolate cyclo-ligase, translated as MKSKSELRRYVWDLMMNSGIAVFPLPPHGRIPNFKGASSAARNVRKLEEYREAKCVFTGPDAVLKPLRSMILADGKSLAYATPHMKEFKILDAGSDPHKVSIGHLISLGRSLDRPVEVAVIGSVAVDLKGNRVGKGSGYGDREIAYLKKLNPNILVGTLVHSVQVFEDLSHLMEPHDTPVDFIATEKELIKIDEKHRSKRRSGAISPS; from the coding sequence ATGAAAAGTAAGAGTGAGCTACGCCGCTACGTATGGGACCTCATGATGAACAGCGGGATTGCAGTTTTCCCGCTGCCTCCCCACGGCAGGATTCCAAACTTTAAGGGAGCTTCCTCGGCTGCTCGTAACGTGAGAAAGCTCGAGGAGTATCGTGAAGCTAAGTGTGTCTTTACTGGGCCGGACGCCGTACTCAAGCCTTTGAGAAGCATGATACTCGCTGACGGTAAGAGCCTGGCATATGCCACACCGCACATGAAGGAGTTCAAGATCCTCGACGCGGGAAGCGACCCGCACAAGGTCTCAATAGGACATCTGATCTCCCTTGGGCGCTCACTAGACCGCCCTGTTGAGGTGGCGGTGATCGGCAGTGTAGCTGTAGACTTAAAGGGGAACCGCGTGGGGAAGGGCTCAGGATACGGTGACAGAGAAATAGCGTACCTCAAAAAGCTTAACCCTAACATCTTAGTCGGAACGCTCGTTCACTCTGTTCAAGTCTTCGAAGACCTTTCCCACCTCATGGAGCCACACGACACGCCAGTAGATTTTATAGCGACGGAAAAAGAGCTCATAAAAATAGACGAGAAACACCGCTCTAAGCGTAGATCGGGTGCCATTTCACCCTCGTAA
- a CDS encoding formylmethanofuran dehydrogenase subunit E family protein, with translation MGNEDFLSFAVRLHGHLGPFLVLGLRASLIARRLIGTPSAVEVRVFPKPPLSCVIDGIQAASGCTVGNGKLTVTPSSDKLEVKITFRSDKSAVEVSLPRKLVESLLSKMPAEKSELEKEAIGLLEADEQQLFVVEKVG, from the coding sequence ATGGGAAATGAAGATTTTTTAAGCTTCGCTGTTAGACTTCACGGACACCTCGGCCCATTCCTCGTTCTAGGATTACGCGCCAGCCTCATCGCTAGGAGGTTAATAGGTACGCCTTCAGCCGTAGAGGTCCGCGTTTTCCCTAAACCACCCTTAAGCTGCGTAATAGACGGAATCCAGGCTGCTTCGGGGTGCACCGTGGGAAACGGAAAGCTGACCGTGACCCCCTCCAGCGATAAACTCGAAGTGAAAATAACGTTTCGCTCAGATAAAAGTGCCGTCGAAGTCTCGCTTCCGAGAAAGCTCGTTGAAAGCCTTCTCTCAAAGATGCCGGCGGAAAAAAGTGAGTTGGAGAAAGAAGCTATAGGCCTGCTAGAAGCAGATGAACAGCAATTGTTTGTCGTAGAAAAAGTAGGGTGA
- a CDS encoding sulfurtransferase TusA family protein: MVKEEGEVVARRLDVRGEVCPIPLIKVRDSLKDMAPGEVLEVICDSPPSKKNLQRFVEKEGHEIVKLVEEGAVFRMYIRKKV, encoded by the coding sequence ATGGTGAAGGAAGAGGGCGAAGTTGTTGCTCGAAGACTTGACGTGAGGGGCGAAGTTTGCCCCATTCCATTAATCAAGGTGAGGGATTCGTTGAAGGATATGGCTCCCGGAGAAGTTTTGGAGGTTATCTGCGACTCTCCCCCATCAAAGAAGAACCTGCAAAGGTTTGTTGAAAAAGAGGGGCACGAGATAGTGAAGCTCGTAGAGGAAGGCGCCGTTTTCAGGATGTACATTAGGAAGAAGGTTTAA
- a CDS encoding DsrE family protein — MNKDKVITVILGNGPYSFERPYTALRFVLTCAVEGIKVNLFLIEDGIYVAKKGQAPKEYANVQELLVRALNEGVKVKLCSVCANARGMKQEEVIDGVEMATMSDLVAWVLESDQTIFF, encoded by the coding sequence ATGAACAAAGACAAAGTGATCACTGTTATTCTCGGAAATGGGCCTTATAGTTTTGAGAGACCCTACACTGCCTTACGTTTTGTATTAACGTGCGCCGTTGAGGGTATAAAAGTGAACCTCTTCCTTATAGAGGACGGAATATATGTTGCCAAGAAAGGGCAAGCCCCCAAGGAGTATGCCAACGTTCAGGAGTTGCTTGTGAGAGCGCTTAATGAGGGAGTTAAGGTGAAGTTGTGCTCTGTGTGCGCTAATGCTAGAGGCATGAAGCAGGAGGAGGTCATAGACGGGGTTGAAATGGCCACGATGAGCGACTTGGTTGCATGGGTACTCGAAAGTGACCAAACAATTTTCTTCTAG
- a CDS encoding peroxiredoxin: protein MEMPLIGDSFPQMEVRTTRGVIKLPDHYSGKWFILFSHPADFTPVCTTEFVAFQKRYNEFRKLNCELIGLSIDQVFAHLKWEEWIKEKLGVEIEFPIIADNTGEISAKLGMRHKQAGGTQTVRAVFIVDPKGIIRAILYYPMELGRNMDEILRMVKGLQIADKGYAIPANWPNNEIIGDNVIVPPANTVEMIQKRREQEKAGEIKCLDWWMCYKKVT, encoded by the coding sequence ATGGAAATGCCACTTATAGGCGACAGTTTCCCGCAAATGGAAGTCAGGACAACTAGGGGAGTCATCAAGCTTCCCGACCACTACAGTGGAAAATGGTTTATTCTCTTCAGCCACCCTGCAGATTTTACGCCGGTCTGCACGACGGAGTTCGTTGCGTTTCAGAAGAGGTATAATGAGTTCAGGAAATTGAATTGTGAACTGATAGGTCTAAGCATAGACCAAGTGTTCGCGCACTTGAAGTGGGAGGAGTGGATTAAGGAGAAGCTTGGCGTAGAAATAGAGTTCCCGATAATTGCAGATAATACTGGAGAAATTTCAGCGAAACTGGGCATGCGTCACAAGCAGGCTGGAGGCACACAGACAGTAAGAGCTGTGTTCATAGTTGATCCCAAAGGCATCATTAGGGCGATACTCTACTACCCCATGGAGCTCGGCAGAAACATGGATGAAATACTCCGAATGGTAAAGGGGCTCCAGATAGCCGACAAGGGTTATGCTATACCGGCTAACTGGCCAAATAACGAGATAATTGGCGATAACGTGATAGTCCCGCCAGCGAACACTGTGGAAATGATACAGAAGAGAAGGGAGCAAGAGAAAGCCGGAGAGATAAAGTGCCTGGACTGGTGGATGTGCTACAAGAAAGTGACATGA
- a CDS encoding metal-dependent transcriptional regulator — MSPMTTESEKLSEAEEEYIEALYHMHEEGKTNVKTSELARRLRVSPASVTEMLRDSLAKKDLVKYVPYKGASLTPKGREVAAKIVRKHRIAERLLTDIVGVDWDECHEEACKLEHALSDSVVDKLAASLKNPDTCPHGNIIPPPTGEIKVEGRPLAFFNPPAKVKVVRISREGRDTLRRLASLGIMPGVELKLVRKSPAGGPLIVDSGCLQVAVGRDLAEVIMVVPVDGEDERKGHS; from the coding sequence GTGTCCCCGATGACCACTGAAAGTGAGAAACTTTCAGAGGCCGAAGAAGAGTACATAGAAGCACTCTACCACATGCATGAAGAGGGGAAAACCAATGTAAAGACCAGTGAGCTAGCTAGGAGGCTGCGTGTATCCCCAGCGTCAGTGACCGAGATGCTCAGAGACTCGCTCGCAAAAAAAGACTTGGTTAAATATGTTCCGTACAAGGGAGCTAGTTTAACCCCTAAGGGACGTGAGGTGGCAGCTAAGATTGTAAGGAAGCACAGGATAGCTGAGCGGCTGCTCACAGACATAGTGGGGGTCGACTGGGACGAGTGTCATGAGGAGGCATGCAAGCTAGAACATGCCCTGAGCGACAGCGTGGTCGACAAGCTGGCAGCATCACTTAAAAACCCCGACACGTGCCCTCACGGCAACATTATCCCCCCGCCTACTGGGGAGATAAAGGTTGAGGGGAGGCCGCTAGCCTTCTTCAACCCGCCGGCGAAGGTTAAGGTTGTCAGGATAAGTAGGGAGGGGCGCGACACTCTGAGGAGGCTGGCATCACTTGGCATAATGCCAGGGGTCGAGCTTAAACTTGTTAGGAAATCCCCGGCCGGCGGCCCGCTGATAGTGGATTCAGGCTGCCTCCAGGTGGCAGTAGGGCGCGATCTCGCAGAAGTAATAATGGTTGTCCCGGTGGATGGGGAAGATGAGCGGAAGGGGCACAGCTGA
- the feoB gene encoding ferrous iron transport protein B has protein sequence MSGRGTADESVPRVFLVGAPNVGKSVFFNRLAGVNAIVSNYPGTTVEVLKGLASIDGFRIEVVDLPGTYSLGSLSEEQEVTLRAILEEEPDVIVNVVDASRLEQSLVLTLQLLEFNVPLVIALNQVDFAKKRGINIDHEKLSELLGVPVIPTVATKGINVRKVLETAVEMIAGEEEGGRHFPKHRYRVRRRFRYGQPKDATWLQAGGRRKRVEYSPLVEKCIRRLERAFSSFGGRRVVTARSLAEWALEGDLRAVEAALGTKLPEWLAAEVEDAMRELVGFVGEDAPVVIAKERFALAGWIARQVTRKGGVEASSQEKLDDVLLSYSAGLPILILILVGLFALVFFGGSTLEKIIAGFFEEYMYPFAEWVTGYTWVETAMEVIGGYVEEVYGGGAAKLIGLVASQLFPFQTLAKYFLLDGLLTGVEAALSVALPYVVTFYLALALLEDTGYLSRIAYLTDLFLHKFGLHGKSVIPLISALGCNVPAVMATRILESRKQRVVVTFLIALLPCSARTAVILGAAGYYGGFQYALAIYLVVVGVAALLSVVLSRVIPGESPSMLMEMPPYRVPTLSSMLSKTWIRTREFFKIAFPFVVVGSLLLALFEVFNLTSPLLYASTSFMSNVLGLPSITSITLVYGLLRKEMAIETLLVISKLKLGVSDLSLFMTPMQIFIYALVVALYFPCVATFVVIAREFGLKTALMVSATTITTALLIGGVVYHAYLAVNPLAIEPLLTLLVNWWTLTS, from the coding sequence ATGAGCGGAAGGGGCACAGCTGACGAGAGTGTGCCGAGAGTATTCCTTGTTGGAGCGCCAAATGTCGGTAAAAGTGTGTTCTTCAACAGGCTGGCGGGAGTTAACGCTATAGTTTCAAACTATCCTGGGACAACGGTTGAGGTTCTTAAGGGATTAGCCAGCATCGACGGCTTTAGGATTGAGGTAGTAGACCTCCCGGGAACGTACAGCTTAGGTAGCCTTTCAGAGGAGCAGGAGGTGACGTTGAGGGCTATACTGGAGGAAGAGCCGGACGTTATAGTCAATGTGGTTGACGCGAGCAGGCTGGAGCAGAGCCTTGTCCTCACGCTTCAACTGCTAGAGTTTAACGTCCCGCTTGTGATCGCACTAAACCAAGTGGACTTCGCCAAGAAGAGGGGGATCAACATAGACCACGAAAAACTCTCAGAGTTACTGGGCGTCCCCGTCATACCAACTGTGGCAACTAAAGGGATAAACGTCAGAAAAGTGCTGGAAACCGCCGTCGAAATGATAGCTGGAGAAGAGGAGGGTGGCAGGCATTTTCCCAAGCACAGATACAGGGTTAGGAGGAGATTCAGATATGGGCAGCCGAAAGACGCTACTTGGCTCCAGGCTGGTGGTAGGCGTAAGAGAGTTGAGTACTCGCCTTTGGTGGAAAAGTGTATCCGGAGGCTTGAACGAGCCTTCTCATCGTTTGGCGGGCGTAGAGTGGTAACCGCGAGGAGCTTAGCGGAGTGGGCTTTGGAGGGGGACCTTAGGGCTGTGGAGGCGGCTCTCGGAACAAAGTTGCCAGAGTGGCTGGCTGCCGAGGTAGAAGACGCGATGCGCGAGCTGGTGGGCTTTGTCGGCGAAGACGCTCCGGTGGTTATAGCCAAAGAGAGGTTTGCCCTGGCTGGTTGGATAGCTAGGCAGGTTACGCGCAAGGGGGGAGTTGAGGCGTCATCGCAAGAGAAGCTGGACGACGTATTACTTTCCTATTCAGCGGGGCTCCCCATTCTTATCCTCATCTTAGTAGGGTTATTTGCATTAGTGTTTTTTGGCGGGAGCACGCTTGAAAAAATTATTGCGGGCTTCTTCGAGGAGTACATGTACCCCTTTGCGGAGTGGGTTACCGGTTACACTTGGGTTGAGACAGCTATGGAGGTAATTGGCGGCTACGTAGAAGAAGTGTACGGCGGTGGAGCAGCAAAGCTTATTGGGCTTGTGGCAAGCCAGCTTTTCCCCTTCCAGACTCTTGCAAAGTACTTTTTGTTGGACGGATTACTGACAGGGGTTGAAGCGGCTTTATCGGTCGCGCTGCCTTACGTGGTCACATTCTACCTCGCCCTAGCGCTTCTGGAGGATACAGGTTACCTGTCACGCATAGCGTACCTGACAGACTTGTTTCTCCACAAGTTTGGGCTTCACGGGAAATCGGTTATACCTCTGATTTCAGCTTTAGGTTGTAATGTTCCAGCGGTGATGGCGACGAGGATACTTGAAAGCAGGAAGCAGAGGGTGGTCGTCACTTTCCTGATAGCACTCTTACCTTGCTCCGCGAGAACAGCGGTCATACTTGGGGCTGCCGGCTACTACGGAGGATTCCAGTACGCGCTTGCAATATATTTGGTGGTCGTAGGGGTTGCTGCTTTGCTCTCGGTGGTGCTAAGCAGAGTGATCCCTGGAGAGTCCCCGAGTATGCTTATGGAGATGCCGCCTTACAGAGTGCCGACGCTGTCGTCCATGCTTTCCAAAACTTGGATTAGGACGCGGGAGTTCTTCAAAATAGCCTTTCCATTCGTAGTGGTTGGCAGCCTCCTGCTTGCACTTTTTGAAGTCTTCAACCTTACGTCGCCACTCCTGTATGCTTCAACAAGCTTCATGAGCAACGTCCTTGGCCTCCCGTCGATCACAAGCATCACACTAGTGTATGGGCTTCTCCGCAAGGAAATGGCCATCGAAACCCTTCTAGTTATCTCGAAGCTTAAGCTAGGGGTAAGTGACCTATCCCTCTTCATGACCCCAATGCAGATATTCATCTACGCACTAGTTGTGGCCCTGTACTTCCCATGCGTCGCAACTTTCGTAGTAATAGCTAGAGAGTTTGGCCTGAAAACAGCGCTAATGGTGAGCGCAACAACGATAACCACAGCCCTTCTGATAGGAGGAGTCGTCTACCACGCCTATCTAGCCGTAAACCCATTAGCCATAGAGCCACTCTTAACGCTCCTAGTTAACTGGTGGACGCTCACATCCTAA
- a CDS encoding MoaD family protein yields the protein MVKVKVRFYASFRDKYKVKEVEVDCDGGLESFMDSLDSKVKGAKRDLFDEKKNTVKDSVLFLLNGINVKTMKEPIKFKDGDVVSVFPPIAGG from the coding sequence ATGGTCAAAGTTAAAGTTAGGTTTTATGCCTCTTTCAGGGACAAATATAAGGTTAAGGAGGTTGAGGTCGACTGCGACGGGGGGCTAGAAAGCTTCATGGATTCCCTTGATTCCAAGGTCAAGGGCGCAAAGCGCGACTTGTTTGACGAAAAGAAAAACACAGTCAAAGACAGCGTACTCTTCCTTCTAAACGGGATCAACGTTAAAACGATGAAGGAGCCAATAAAGTTCAAAGATGGAGACGTGGTCTCCGTTTTCCCACCAATAGCTGGCGGATGA
- a CDS encoding M20/M25/M40 family metallo-hydrolase, with translation MDVVSLAQKLIMFDSSNPPGNQRECADFIADHLKPFSNVKVYEKDGVRNVVAELVFSRGGPVLVFNGHWDTVPWSPEAWTEHPLNPVIRDGWLYGRGSADMKGGLAALISAFEDVAFLEGLEGRLVLMAVGDEERGGLRGTRYVLSKTGLRPDYVIVGESTDLMLKVGRRGIIQARLKVHGDEMHSSKVYLNYVSSIEVCSELTLLVRRLDPGDAEDVMPRTTFVVTIFEAGVKENVIPRTAHLYIDIRNTPKVTPADVERLLVRELEFLKKKYGNFNYELEVREAAKPYLVRDSSLTRILEGVYAKLGLTPVHDAGGGTSDGRFFVEEGVRNVIEIGPVGKNIHGIDECVEVKSIIQAKKIYFEAAKVILGRSEKAC, from the coding sequence ATGGACGTTGTCTCTCTTGCTCAAAAACTGATAATGTTTGACTCCTCCAACCCTCCGGGGAATCAGCGGGAATGCGCGGACTTCATAGCAGACCATCTTAAACCTTTCTCCAACGTGAAAGTTTACGAGAAGGATGGTGTGCGGAATGTTGTCGCCGAGCTCGTGTTCTCCAGGGGAGGCCCCGTCCTCGTCTTCAACGGGCACTGGGACACGGTTCCATGGAGTCCTGAGGCGTGGACCGAGCACCCCCTAAACCCTGTTATACGCGACGGCTGGCTGTATGGCAGGGGTTCAGCAGACATGAAAGGAGGCCTAGCCGCCTTAATATCTGCCTTTGAAGATGTGGCGTTTCTGGAGGGTCTCGAGGGAAGACTTGTCCTCATGGCTGTAGGTGACGAGGAGAGAGGTGGACTCAGAGGAACAAGATACGTGCTTTCGAAGACAGGGCTGAGGCCAGACTATGTGATAGTGGGCGAATCAACGGATTTAATGCTGAAAGTCGGAAGGCGTGGGATAATCCAGGCGAGGCTCAAGGTGCACGGCGACGAGATGCACTCCTCCAAAGTCTACCTGAACTACGTTAGCTCCATCGAGGTATGCTCTGAGCTCACACTTCTAGTTAGGAGACTCGACCCTGGAGACGCAGAAGACGTGATGCCACGGACAACCTTCGTTGTTACGATATTTGAGGCAGGCGTCAAAGAGAACGTGATACCGAGAACGGCCCACCTCTACATAGACATAAGAAACACGCCGAAAGTGACGCCGGCAGACGTGGAAAGGCTTCTTGTAAGAGAACTAGAATTTCTGAAGAAAAAATATGGGAACTTCAACTACGAGCTTGAAGTGAGGGAGGCGGCTAAGCCGTACCTAGTAAGAGACTCCTCCCTCACAAGGATACTAGAAGGCGTCTACGCGAAGCTTGGATTAACACCGGTCCATGATGCTGGAGGAGGTACGTCGGACGGCCGATTTTTCGTGGAGGAAGGGGTAAGAAACGTCATAGAAATCGGACCCGTGGGAAAGAACATTCATGGAATAGATGAGTGTGTTGAAGTTAAATCAATAATTCAAGCGAAGAAAATCTATTTTGAGGCCGCGAAAGTCATACTGGGAAGAAGTGAAAAAGCGTGCTAG
- a CDS encoding indolepyruvate oxidoreductase subunit beta, which produces MKKVNIVIAGVGGQGVTTIGMLLKYAAVKAGIMVSGSETRGASQREGSVNSHVRFGVLEPGEEYDERRGIHSSLVPSGTADLLIGFEPMETLRNARYVSSNGIVIMNTYEIWPIPVRVGEVSYPPIEKFVEALKAFTPHVYTVNANKMADERYGGYTMAGTILLGIAYATGRIPLKTHHIEETIRERLDNPEENIDAFRFGYEEGKKLFNVKV; this is translated from the coding sequence ATGAAAAAGGTCAACATAGTGATAGCCGGAGTCGGCGGGCAGGGAGTGACCACCATAGGAATGCTCCTAAAGTACGCTGCAGTAAAAGCGGGGATTATGGTAAGCGGAAGCGAGACTAGGGGGGCTTCACAGAGAGAAGGGTCTGTCAACAGCCACGTTAGGTTCGGAGTGCTCGAGCCCGGGGAAGAGTATGACGAGAGGCGCGGGATACACTCCTCTCTTGTTCCATCAGGGACGGCCGACTTGCTCATCGGTTTTGAGCCCATGGAGACCCTCAGGAATGCCAGGTATGTTTCAAGCAATGGCATCGTGATAATGAACACGTACGAAATATGGCCTATACCCGTGAGAGTGGGCGAGGTCTCGTATCCGCCCATAGAGAAGTTCGTTGAGGCATTGAAGGCCTTCACCCCGCATGTCTACACAGTTAATGCCAATAAGATGGCGGACGAGAGGTACGGTGGGTACACCATGGCTGGAACCATACTACTTGGCATAGCTTACGCCACAGGCAGGATACCTCTCAAAACCCACCACATAGAGGAAACCATAAGGGAACGACTGGACAACCCTGAGGAGAACATAGACGCATTCCGCTTCGGATACGAAGAAGGCAAAAAGCTGTTCAACGTTAAAGTGTAA
- a CDS encoding aldehyde ferredoxin oxidoreductase family protein, with amino-acid sequence MGRFLEVDLSEGKLSDRTLKENVLRMFLGGKGLALYFLMEQANSLANKGVNLANLDPFSPDNMLVFATGPATGTGFPSSGRYHVMALKSPLTGSVASANSGGEWGPYLKFAGYDGVIVKGAAEKPMYLSIIDGKAELEDASHLWGMNTFDTTSSLKEVYGKDVSVACIGPAGENLVRFANIINDEHRAAGRTGVGAVMGSKRLKAIVVGGGREVALAKPEDFKRKQKEALKKVKENSITGQGLPAYGTAILVNIINAHGIFPTRNFQASVFPEAEKISGETLAEKYLTKRRACWGCPIGCGRVTRVPSGPFAVEYTEGPEYESVWALGADCGVSDLEAIIKANHLCDELGLDTISMGATIACAMELVQRKKIKPERLQGLKLEFGNAAAMVEAVWRTAYKVGIGAELAEGSKRLAEKYGAPELSMSVKGLELPAYDPRGVQGMTLNYATANRGGCHVSGYAIASEVLAPQPVDRFTTEGKAQLVKTLQDFTCVVNSACVCLFVTFALGPSDFASLLSAITGWDLTEDELIKTGERIYNVERRLMNMLGIDGKDDTLPPRLLNEKIREGPAKGHVSKLADMLPEYYELRGWEKGVPKEEKLKELGLST; translated from the coding sequence ATGGGCAGGTTTTTGGAGGTTGACCTCAGCGAAGGTAAGCTGAGTGATCGCACACTTAAAGAAAACGTGCTGCGTATGTTTCTTGGAGGCAAGGGACTGGCGCTTTACTTCTTAATGGAACAAGCCAATAGCTTAGCTAATAAGGGAGTTAACCTAGCAAATTTAGACCCCTTCAGCCCAGATAATATGCTGGTTTTTGCCACGGGACCAGCTACTGGGACAGGTTTCCCGTCGAGCGGCAGATACCACGTAATGGCTTTAAAGTCTCCTCTTACAGGATCTGTTGCAAGCGCCAATTCTGGGGGAGAGTGGGGGCCATACCTCAAGTTTGCAGGATATGATGGCGTGATAGTTAAGGGAGCTGCCGAGAAACCCATGTACCTCTCTATAATTGATGGCAAGGCGGAGCTGGAAGACGCAAGCCACTTGTGGGGCATGAACACTTTTGATACGACTAGCTCACTCAAGGAAGTGTACGGGAAAGACGTTAGCGTCGCCTGCATAGGACCCGCTGGAGAAAATCTCGTGCGCTTCGCGAACATAATAAATGACGAGCATAGGGCAGCGGGGAGGACGGGTGTAGGCGCTGTTATGGGGAGCAAGCGGCTGAAAGCAATAGTGGTAGGAGGAGGTCGGGAGGTTGCTCTGGCAAAGCCGGAAGACTTCAAACGAAAGCAAAAAGAAGCACTCAAAAAGGTTAAAGAGAACAGCATTACCGGTCAAGGCCTCCCAGCTTACGGAACAGCAATCCTAGTCAACATAATAAATGCTCATGGCATTTTCCCGACCAGAAACTTCCAGGCAAGCGTTTTCCCCGAAGCCGAGAAAATTAGTGGTGAAACACTAGCGGAGAAATATCTTACGAAGAGGAGGGCCTGCTGGGGTTGCCCAATAGGCTGTGGCAGAGTGACCAGGGTTCCTTCCGGCCCATTTGCCGTAGAGTACACCGAGGGACCGGAGTACGAGAGCGTCTGGGCACTTGGAGCCGACTGCGGTGTCAGCGATTTAGAAGCCATAATCAAGGCAAACCACTTGTGTGACGAATTAGGCTTGGATACGATAAGCATGGGCGCTACTATAGCGTGCGCCATGGAGCTCGTGCAACGGAAGAAAATCAAGCCTGAACGGCTCCAAGGTCTGAAGCTTGAGTTCGGAAACGCAGCAGCGATGGTTGAAGCTGTTTGGAGAACAGCGTACAAAGTGGGGATAGGAGCAGAGCTAGCTGAAGGGTCAAAGAGACTGGCAGAAAAATACGGTGCGCCAGAGTTAAGCATGAGTGTGAAAGGGCTTGAGTTACCAGCATATGACCCGCGTGGTGTTCAGGGAATGACACTAAACTATGCTACGGCTAACCGTGGAGGATGCCACGTTTCTGGTTACGCTATCGCATCCGAGGTTCTGGCCCCACAGCCGGTTGACAGGTTCACGACAGAGGGGAAAGCTCAACTAGTTAAGACATTGCAAGACTTCACTTGTGTTGTCAACTCGGCATGTGTCTGTTTGTTTGTGACTTTCGCCCTTGGTCCATCCGACTTCGCTTCGTTGCTTTCAGCCATAACAGGTTGGGATTTAACAGAGGACGAATTGATTAAAACCGGCGAGAGAATATACAACGTCGAGAGACGGTTGATGAACATGCTTGGCATAGACGGAAAGGATGATACACTCCCACCAAGGCTGTTAAATGAGAAGATACGTGAAGGACCCGCAAAAGGCCATGTGAGCAAGCTCGCCGATATGTTGCCAGAGTACTACGAGTTGCGAGGATGGGAAAAAGGTGTACCGAAAGAGGAGAAGTTGAAAGAGTTAGGGCTATCAACCTAG